One genomic region from Esox lucius isolate fEsoLuc1 chromosome 24, fEsoLuc1.pri, whole genome shotgun sequence encodes:
- the nop10 gene encoding H/ACA ribonucleoprotein complex subunit 3, which produces MFLQFYLNENGERVYTLKKVDLLGQPTSSAHPARFSPDDKFSRHRVTLKKRFGLLLTQQPRPVL; this is translated from the exons ATGTTTTTGCAGTTCTACTTGAACGAGAACGGGGAAAGAGTTTACACTCTGAAG AAGGTGGATCTATTGGGTCAGCCCACCAGCTCTGCCCATCCTGCCCGCTTCTCGCCTGACGACAAGTTCTCCCGGCACCGGGTGACCCTGAAGAAACGCTTTGGGCTCCTTCTCACCCAGCAGCCCAGACCTGTTCTGTGA
- the lpcat4 gene encoding lysophospholipid acyltransferase LPCAT4, whose translation MERRDRHQTTSDYPNPFVHKLSMTRAQKMRGMVFGSILFPIRVFLVAICFLIMWPIARLRLAGLSEAERARPVMTGWRRWLLHPIIWFLSRAAFFFLGFFRVRVKGRRACRKEAPVLAVAPHSSFLDMLVLPETQLATVVSRSENQSIPVIGALLEFNQAVLVNRKNPESRKQAVMQIIQRLTSNGYWPQMLMFPEGTTTNGTSLIKFKPGAFLAGVPVQPVLLHYPNKVDTVRWTHKGTSWMEALWHTCSQIYTNVTVEYLPVYIPSQEEKNDPNLYADNVQKVMAKALGIPATDHVMEGRVPTRKLGGLSLPLEPPARETHSLLQKNGLRKPEVEAALSRMIDRCQSEQRWSADVDDLVPLLGLTDRQTAAKICGLYSKDDKVDLRQMYLSMAAVYGRLDFKSLLHRAFTLYDREGSGSLTAVAVSDLMGALLGSPQHHTEELYRELSKGGTPTEQDLFRVLTTHPTYKKLISEYFTSEGAESTLPSIPVTNRKTGNNNEGLPSNNRSAFLHETADNGVTVANKKDD comes from the exons ATGGAGAGACGGGACCGCCACCAAACAACGTCCGATTACCCCAACCCATTTGTCCATAAATTGAGTATGACCAGGGCGCAAAAAATGAGG GGCATGGTATTTGGCTCCATACTCTTCCCCATTCGAGTCTTCCTGGTTGCCATATGCTTCCTGATCATGTGGCCTATCGCCCGACTCCGATTGGCTGGCCTTTCGGAGGCAGAACGTGCCCGGCCAGTAATGACGGGGTGGCGGAGATGGTTACTACACCCCATAATCTGGTTTCTAAGCCGTGCAGCCTTTTTCTTCCTGGGGTTCTTCAGGGTCAGAGTTAAAGGTCGTAGAGCGTGCCGTAAGGAGGCTCCTGTGCTTGCAGTGGCACCGCACAGTAGCTTCCTGGATATGCTGGTGCTCCCGGAAACCCAGCTAGCTACGGTGGTGTCCAGATCGGAGAACCAAAGCATTCCCGTTATAGGGG CCCTCCTGGAGTTTAACCAGGCAGTGTTGGTAAACAGGAAGAATCCAGAGTCCAGGAAACAAGCAGTCATGCAGATCATACAGAGGCTCACCTCCAACGGCTACTGGCCACAG ATGCTGATGTTCCCAGAAGGCACCACGACAAACGGCACCAGTCTCATCAAGTTCAAACCTG GTGCCTTTCTAGCTGGAGTCCCAGTCCAACCAGTTCTGCTGCACTATCCCAATAAAGTG GATACTGTGCGTTGGACCCACAAGGGGACATCCTG GATGGAGGCACTCTGGCACACCTGCTCTCAGATCTACACAAACGTCACTGTAGAG TACCTGCCAGTATACATCCCCTCTCAGGAGGAGAAGAATGACCCCAACCTTTATGCAGATAACGTCCAGAAAGTCATGGCCAA ggcTCTGGGTATACCAGCGACAGACCATGTGATGGAGGGACGAGTTCCTACTAGGAAGTTGGGGGGGCTCTCCCTCCCCCTAGAACCCCCAGCCAGAGAAACCCACTCCCTGCTTCAAAAAAACGG TCTCAGAAAGCCAGAGGTGGAGGCAGCCTTAAGTCGGATGATTGACAGGTGCCAATCAGAGCAACGGTGGAGCGCTGATGTGGACGACCTGGTACCTCTACTGGGActgactgacaggcagacagccgCTAAGATCTGTGGCCTCTACTCTAAG GATGACAAGGTGGATCTCCGACAGATGTATCTGAGTATGGCCGCCGTCTATGGCCGCCTGGACTTCAAGTCTCTCCTCCACAGGGCTTTCACT CTGTATGACAGAGAGGGTAGTGGCAGCCTGACTGCAGTTGCCGTGTCTGACCTGATGGGGGCGCTATTGGGGAGTCCTCAGCACCACACGGAGGAGTTGTACAGAGAACTCTCCAAGGGGGGCACGCCCACTGAAC AGGACCTCTTCAGGGTGCTGACAACCCATCCGACCTATAAGAAGCTGATCAGTGAGTACTTCACATCTGAGGGGGCGGAGTCTACATTACCGTCGATTCCTGTTACCAATAGGAAGACGGGGAACAACAACGAAGGGTTGCCAAGTAACAACCGATCAGCCTTTCTTCATGAAACGGCTGATAACGGTGTTACTGTAGCCAACAAAAAGGATGactaa